In the genome of Acidobacteriota bacterium, the window TTGCAGAAATAATTGCAACATTCTCTCCAAGCCTCAAAGGGATCCCTCGAGGGGCCGTTCCGGCCGCTCCTTCGGATCTCTCCGGGAACGGCCTTCGGGAGGAGCGGAGTTATGTTCGATCTTGAATTCACGGGCGAGCGCATGGTCCCCGGCAAGGTGGAGCCGGAACTGCAACTCGAACACGCTTCACGGTACCACTTCGCCGGCCAGCTAGCGCGCGGTCGGCGGGTGCTCGACTTCGGCTGTGGCGCCGGCTACGGCGCCGCCATCTTGCAGAAGGCCGGGGCCCGATCGACCCTCGGCTGCGACCTGGCAGCGGACGCCATCGCCTTCGCCCGCAGCCGCTATCGCCTCCCGGACCTGCAGTTCTTCGTCACCGACTGCGAGCAAGCCGCCCTGCCGGACGGCGCCTTCGATCTGATCGTCGCCTTCGAGATCATCGAGCACCTGCGCTCCTACCGCAGCTTCCTCGCCGAGGTCCGTCGGCTCCTGGCACCGCAAGGGCTGTTCATCCTGTCGACGCCCAACAAGGAGACCTACCGCAGCGAGCCGGGGGCGGCACCGAACCCGTTCCACGTTCACGAGTTCGAGCTCGGCGAGCTGCTCGATGAGCTCGAGCCGCTCTTTCCCACCGTCCAGGTTCTCGGCCAAAGCCACACCGAAGGGGTGTTCTTTTCGCCGGCTTCTCATCAGGGGGCGCCGGAAGCCCGCCTGCAGCGGCCGCGACGGCAGCGCCGCGAGCCCCAGGCCGACTACCTGATCGCGGTCTGCAGCGATGCCGAGCTGGCACCCTCGGCGAGCTACTTTCACATCGCCGAGAGCAACGCCCTGCGCAACCGCACGGAACGCGTCCTGGAGCTCCAAGGGGAGCTCGAAGAGCGCACCCGTTGGGCCAAAGGACTGGAGGACGAGTCGGCGCGCCGGGGCCAGCGAATTCTCGAGCTGCAGGACGAGCTCGAAGAGCGCACCCGCTGGGCCAAAGGCCTGCAGGAAGAGTCGGAAGGGCGGGCGCGACGCATTCTCGAGCTGCAGGCGGAGCTCGAAGAGCGCATGCGCTGGGCAACCCAGATCGAGAAGGAGCGCGAAGAGAGCGGACGCCGGGTCCTCGAGCTGCAGCGCGAGCTCGAGATCGTCGGCCAGTCGGTGCAGCGCCTCGCCGGCCTCGAAGACAAGGTCGCCGAGCGGCTGCAGGCCATCGAAGCCTCGGTCAGTGACCGTCTTGCCCCCTTCGAGGGCACCGAAGAGCGCTTGATCCAGCGGCTGGCCACCCTCGAAGCCCGTTTCGAGCACGGCGAGAGCGAGCTCGAGCAAGCCCTGCGCTGGCACCACGAGAGCCTGCTGCGCCAGCGCCAAGAGCTCGAGAGCCAGCGCGATGAGCTGTCTCGCGGTACCCGCCAGGCGCGCGACGCGACTCGCCGGGTGGCCCGCCACGAGATCGAGCTGCAAACCCTCACCCGCCGGGCGCGGGAGGTCGAGACCGCCGCCAAGACCGCCCAGCAACTGATCGACGTGCTGTGGGGTAGCCGCTCCTGGAAAGTGTTCGCGGCCCTGCGTCGCTCCCTTTCCCTCGGCGGCCGGCGCAAGCCCCCGGCGGGCGCGCCGAGCCGTCTCCCGGAGGCGCCGCGCGCCCTCCAGGAGCCCTCGCCGGCGCCCGCCCTGGCGGGCCTGCCGGAGGTCACCCAGGCCACCGAGGCAACCCTCGAGGTCGTGGTCCACGTTCCCGAATCGAGTCCCCTCGCCTGCCTCCCGGCGGTCGCCGAAGCATCCCGCCAGCACCCCTTGCGGGCTCACGTCGCCGGACCCGGCGCCGAGGTGGTGGCCGCCCTCGGCAATCTCAGCCCGATCGCTGCCGAGGAGCCGATCTCAGCCCTGCTGGCGGCGGCCCGCAGCGCCAGCGCTCCCTTCGTGGTTCTGGTGTCGGGCGACGTCGCCCTCGAGACGGACGCCTTCGATCGCCTGCTCGAGACCTTCGAGGCGGAACCGCAAGCAGGTCTGCTGAGCGGCAAGATCCTCGACCCCCAGGGGAAGGTCGCGGAAGCCGGCTCGGTCCTCTGGCGAGACGGCTCGAGCACACCCTATGGTGCCGGCCTCGAGAGCGATGCCGCAGAGATCTCGTTTCCTCGCTGGGTCGACTTCGGTCGCTCCCAGTTCCTCGCCCTGCGCACCGCCGACGCCGCCGAGCTCGAGGTCTCGTCGCGGGACGAGGAGGCCACCATCGAGCTCGCTCTGGAGCTTCGGCGCCGCGCCCTGGGATGCCTCTATCAGCCGGCCATCACGGTGCGCTCGGCGCGCTCCCTGGCGGCGAGTCCGGCGGCGCCACGCCCCGAGCTTCGTCAACGCTGGAGCGAGTCCCTCAGCCGCCAAGGGGCGGTCAGCGAGGACCTCGACCGCCATCGCGAGCCCAGCCGCCGCCGGCGCGCCTTGATCATCGATCATCGCGTGCCGACACCGGACCAGGATGCCGGCTCGGTGCGCATGACGGCCCTCGTCGAGGCCCTCCGGGAGACCGATTTCCAGGTCACCTTCCTGCCCGAGAACCTCTACGAGATGGCCCCCTATGGCCAGGCCTTGAGGCAGC includes:
- a CDS encoding glycosyltransferase, whose translation is MFDLEFTGERMVPGKVEPELQLEHASRYHFAGQLARGRRVLDFGCGAGYGAAILQKAGARSTLGCDLAADAIAFARSRYRLPDLQFFVTDCEQAALPDGAFDLIVAFEIIEHLRSYRSFLAEVRRLLAPQGLFILSTPNKETYRSEPGAAPNPFHVHEFELGELLDELEPLFPTVQVLGQSHTEGVFFSPASHQGAPEARLQRPRRQRREPQADYLIAVCSDAELAPSASYFHIAESNALRNRTERVLELQGELEERTRWAKGLEDESARRGQRILELQDELEERTRWAKGLQEESEGRARRILELQAELEERMRWATQIEKEREESGRRVLELQRELEIVGQSVQRLAGLEDKVAERLQAIEASVSDRLAPFEGTEERLIQRLATLEARFEHGESELEQALRWHHESLLRQRQELESQRDELSRGTRQARDATRRVARHEIELQTLTRRAREVETAAKTAQQLIDVLWGSRSWKVFAALRRSLSLGGRRKPPAGAPSRLPEAPRALQEPSPAPALAGLPEVTQATEATLEVVVHVPESSPLACLPAVAEASRQHPLRAHVAGPGAEVVAALGNLSPIAAEEPISALLAAARSASAPFVVLVSGDVALETDAFDRLLETFEAEPQAGLLSGKILDPQGKVAEAGSVLWRDGSSTPYGAGLESDAAEISFPRWVDFGRSQFLALRTADAAELEVSSRDEEATIELALELRRRALGCLYQPAITVRSARSLAASPAAPRPELRQRWSESLSRQGAVSEDLDRHREPSRRRRALIIDHRVPTPDQDAGSVRMTALVEALRETDFQVTFLPENLYEMAPYGQALRQQKAELIVTPQYTSLESYLERHGEAFDLVLVSRFHIASGCLDLVRRLCTHARLVFDTVDLQFLRLERRAALEQDADLEEEAHRLRESELQLARKADATLVVSRSEAEILGREAPDLDVRLLSLIHSTTAPAQGFEERRDFYFVGGYEHPPNIDAARWFVGEILPRVRQELPTVRFLLIGSKAPAELRALADEHTEIVGFVQDMDPYLDGCRLSVAPLRYGAGIKGKVTQSLSHGLPCVMTSVAAEGIGLSHGEDAMIADDADSFARAVIEVYRDASLWQSLSRAGLQRITEDFSPRAARRAIESLCHDFGLTAGAPRDER